The following is a genomic window from Chloracidobacterium sp..
GCCAAGACGTAGAGTTGCAGGAAAGAGGGAAGTTCTGCCCGACCCGATCTATAACAGCATCGCGGTAACAAAGTTCATTAACGGCCTGATGTGGCAGGGCAAGAAAACCGTTGCAGAACAGATCTTTTACAGGGCGATGGAAAAGATCGGCGAAAAGACGGGCGAAGAAGCGATAAAGGTCTTTAAGAAGGCTCTCGACGCCGTTGCCCCCGCTCTTGAGGTCAAATCACGCCGTATCGGCGGTGCGACATATCAAGTGCCGCTCGAGGTCTCGCGTGACAGACGCAACACGCTTGCGATCCGCTGGATCATCTCGAATGCCCGCAACCGCAGCGAGAAAACGATGGAAGACAGGCTCGTCGGCGAACTGCTCGATACTCAATCCGGCCGCGGCGGTGCTCTTAAGAAGAAAGAGGATGTGCACAGAATGGCGGAGGCGAATAAGGCCTTTGCCCACTATAGATTTTAGTTGGCCGCTCACGGCCGGCCCTCTTTGTTGAGGGGTTTCGTCAGCCGGTGAGCGGAAATTTGCTATGGCAAATATCACATTAGACAAATTCAGGAACATCGGCATCATGGCCCACATTGATGCGGGAAAGACGACGACCACCGAGCGCGTTCTTTTCTACACAGGTGTTTCTCACAAGATCGGTGAGACGCATGAAGGCACTGCGACCATGGACTGGATGGAGCAGGAGCAGGAACGCGGCATCACTATTACCTCGGCTGCGACGACGTGTTTTTGGACCCGCAACGGTGTCGAACACCGCATTAATATCATCGATACGCCCGGCCACGTCGATTTTACGATGGAGGTCGAGCGTTCACTTCGCGTTCTCGATGGTGCGGTCGCTGTCTTTGACGGCGTCGCGGGCGTTGAGCCTCAGTCGGAAACGGTTTGGCGTCAGGCCGATAAATACGGCGTCCCGCGCATTTGCTTTATCAATAAGCTCGATCGTGCGGGAGCATCCTTCGAGCGGAGCTTTCAGTCCATCCTTGATCGGCTCGGTGCCAATGCGGTGGCTCTTCAGCTGCCTATCGGCGTCGAAGAACATCTTCGCGGCGTCGTCGATCTGATCGAGATGAAAGGCCTTCTGTGGAAGGACGAGACGAAAGGAGCTCAATACGAGGTCGTTGACATACCTGCCGAGCTGCTCGATCAGGCCAAAGAATGGCATGACAAGCTTGTGGAACAGGTTTCGAGCCTGGACGATGATCTGATGATG
Proteins encoded in this region:
- the rpsG gene encoding 30S ribosomal protein S7 — encoded protein: MPRRRVAGKREVLPDPIYNSIAVTKFINGLMWQGKKTVAEQIFYRAMEKIGEKTGEEAIKVFKKALDAVAPALEVKSRRIGGATYQVPLEVSRDRRNTLAIRWIISNARNRSEKTMEDRLVGELLDTQSGRGGALKKKEDVHRMAEANKAFAHYRF